The Armatimonadota bacterium genome has a segment encoding these proteins:
- a CDS encoding OmpA family protein: MRRKSENEEHGSSERWLLTYADMITLLMAFFIMMYSMSVLNLSKFREAAFSIRSGFGGMINGQGKSPLGASGMFGPKPSAVQGDTAGVSWRVLKPLVNFIENTSGDNTVAIGEDQRGIVITIGSDALLFKSGSATIRENAYPLLDKIAGTLTQTDNLVQIEGHTCNLPTRSSRYPSNWELSTARATNVLRYLVERKKLQSWRFAAAGYGDVRPVAMNDTDANRRKNRRVEIVILRPDTIYGKEAKESPRRISNPEDSVIQRSLD; this comes from the coding sequence ATGAGGAGAAAGTCGGAAAATGAAGAGCATGGCAGTTCCGAACGCTGGCTGCTGACATATGCAGATATGATCACGCTGCTGATGGCGTTTTTCATTATGATGTATTCGATGTCCGTGCTCAACTTGTCCAAATTCCGAGAAGCAGCATTTTCGATACGTTCAGGGTTTGGCGGGATGATAAATGGTCAAGGCAAATCGCCGCTTGGAGCAAGTGGAATGTTTGGTCCAAAACCATCGGCAGTTCAGGGGGATACTGCAGGTGTGTCATGGAGAGTCCTAAAACCGTTGGTGAATTTTATCGAGAACACATCGGGTGATAATACAGTCGCAATTGGTGAAGACCAAAGAGGCATAGTAATTACGATAGGTAGCGATGCCTTATTGTTTAAGTCAGGCAGTGCGACAATACGTGAAAATGCCTACCCGCTGCTCGATAAAATCGCCGGCACGCTAACGCAAACTGATAACCTTGTTCAGATAGAAGGGCATACATGCAATTTGCCGACCAGATCATCAAGATATCCCAGCAACTGGGAACTCTCAACAGCGAGGGCGACAAATGTCTTGAGATATCTTGTGGAGCGCAAAAAATTGCAGTCATGGAGATTTGCCGCCGCAGGATACGGAGATGTCAGGCCGGTGGCGATGAATGATACTGATGCAAACAGACGAAAGAATAGAAGGGTCGAGATAGTGATCTTGCGTCCCGATACTATATAT
- a CDS encoding flagellar hook protein FlgE, whose protein sequence is MIQAMYSGITGMKAFKTQLDVIGNNIANVNTTAYKAESISFQETLTQTIKGASAPTSDNGGINPSQVGLGVAVGTINIDNSQGNKTATGKDTDLAVDGNGYFVLGNSDSVAYTRDGSFALDSQYNLVSSSSGMKVLGWQADLNTGVLDTSKAVASDSGIKIPVGGLSLAQQTSKVTLAGNLDASAADNTEYKMQFDVYDSLGVTHQVHVKFKKLPVDETVTPAVKPSTWGYEVTSPDVTGTITSGNIAFDDKGYSTLDTINLSMTLATPDGSKDPLVASINVGDLSQLDATTSSVNMSYQDGLALGTLESYGIDSSGTIVGTFTNGSSRTLGQIALAGFNNPAGLDRVGNNLVMESPNSGNAIIGVPGTNGIGTVSSGYLEASNVDLANEFANMITAQRGFQANSRIITTSDEVLQELVSLKR, encoded by the coding sequence ATGATTCAGGCAATGTATAGTGGCATCACTGGCATGAAGGCGTTCAAAACACAGCTTGATGTCATTGGTAACAATATTGCAAACGTTAACACGACTGCCTACAAGGCAGAAAGCATATCTTTTCAAGAGACGCTTACACAAACAATAAAAGGCGCCAGTGCGCCTACAAGCGATAACGGTGGTATAAACCCATCTCAAGTCGGACTAGGTGTCGCAGTCGGCACAATAAATATAGACAATAGCCAGGGCAATAAGACAGCCACAGGCAAAGACACCGACCTTGCTGTTGATGGCAATGGCTATTTCGTGTTGGGTAACAGTGATTCTGTTGCCTATACACGTGATGGCAGCTTTGCCCTCGATTCTCAGTATAACCTGGTTTCTTCTTCCTCAGGAATGAAAGTCCTGGGCTGGCAGGCCGACCTGAACACCGGTGTGCTCGATACCTCGAAGGCAGTAGCCAGCGATTCCGGTATTAAAATTCCGGTCGGTGGGCTATCACTTGCTCAACAGACATCAAAGGTTACTCTTGCCGGTAATCTCGATGCATCGGCTGCAGACAATACTGAATACAAAATGCAGTTTGATGTCTACGACTCATTGGGTGTAACGCACCAGGTTCATGTTAAGTTCAAAAAGTTGCCTGTTGATGAAACAGTAACTCCTGCTGTCAAGCCCTCTACTTGGGGATATGAGGTAACCAGTCCTGATGTGACCGGCACTATAACCAGTGGCAATATAGCATTTGATGACAAGGGCTATAGCACACTTGATACTATTAATCTGTCCATGACTTTGGCAACACCAGACGGGTCTAAAGATCCGCTTGTGGCTTCAATCAATGTTGGTGATCTCAGCCAGCTAGATGCCACCACAAGTAGTGTCAACATGTCCTATCAAGACGGTCTTGCTTTAGGTACTCTGGAGTCATACGGTATTGATTCCAGCGGCACAATAGTCGGCACATTTACCAATGGCTCTTCCAGAACCCTTGGCCAGATTGCTTTGGCTGGGTTCAATAATCCCGCTGGTCTGGACAGAGTCGGCAACAACCTGGTGATGGAAAGTCCCAACTCAGGCAATGCGATAATTGGTGTTCCGGGTACAAACGGCATTGGGACCGTATCCTCAGGTTATCTTGAAGCCTCTAATGTTGATCTTGCGAATGAGTTTGCCAACATGATTACTGCTCAGCGTGGTTTTCAGGCAAACTCCCGTATTATAACGACTTCTGACGAGGTCCTTCAGGAACTCGTATCTTTGAAGAGGTAA
- a CDS encoding flagellar FlbD family protein, translated as MIKLTLYNDADVIVNADLIESVERTPDTLVTLTTGKKIMVREAVEDVVSKVVFYRRLIAKNHRVFGAKGNKGNSLLRADVKGYERWT; from the coding sequence ATGATTAAGCTAACGCTCTATAACGACGCAGATGTAATCGTGAATGCGGACCTGATTGAGTCCGTGGAGCGCACACCTGATACCCTGGTTACTTTGACAACCGGCAAGAAAATCATGGTGCGTGAAGCGGTTGAAGATGTTGTCTCAAAGGTTGTTTTTTACCGGCGACTGATAGCTAAGAACCATAGAGTCTTTGGCGCAAAGGGTAACAAGGGCAACAGCTTGCTCAGAGCAGATGTGAAAGGTTATGAGAGATGGACCTAG
- a CDS encoding TIGR02530 family flagellar biosynthesis protein has product MSPVRLNTNIAGVNSASARQTSGRSIQGDKSFQSQLQTELSKQTGIKLSAHAQKRFAERNVEFGENEQARLESGMDRIQAKGADKSLVLMDNLAFVVSARNRTVITAVDSDNAKDAVFTGIESAVIV; this is encoded by the coding sequence ATGTCTCCAGTCAGGCTAAACACAAATATAGCTGGTGTAAACAGTGCGTCGGCAAGGCAAACCTCCGGGAGGTCTATTCAGGGGGACAAGTCTTTCCAGTCGCAACTGCAGACCGAGCTATCGAAACAGACAGGGATCAAATTGTCTGCTCATGCTCAGAAAAGGTTTGCTGAGCGAAATGTTGAGTTTGGTGAAAATGAGCAGGCAAGGCTTGAATCCGGTATGGACCGAATTCAGGCGAAAGGCGCGGATAAGTCGCTTGTTTTGATGGACAATCTCGCCTTTGTCGTCAGCGCTCGAAATAGAACCGTGATTACTGCAGTCGATTCGGACAATGCGAAAGACGCAGTCTTTACCGGAATTGAGAGCGCGGTAATAGTCTGA
- a CDS encoding flagellar motor protein: MDLATVAGLALAWGALFLSLNMEGGSVKDLFNLPALVLVVCGTIGATTIGSSVKILSTIPSILKNVFVSTNLNQTEVIDLMVGFAKIARREGVLALEEAAEKINNRFLRKGVELVVDGTPSVMVREILETEIVAMQDRHKMGETIFSTLGGFSPTLGIIGTVMGLISMLAKLNEPGKMGHAIAAAFVATLYGVAFANLVYLPIASKLKSRTADEVLAYEMIIEGVMSIQAGDNPRIVETRMMAYLPPAMRAEREKAKVERGREKMAA, translated from the coding sequence ATGGACCTAGCGACTGTCGCTGGCCTCGCGCTGGCATGGGGTGCACTATTTTTAAGCTTGAACATGGAAGGCGGATCTGTAAAAGATCTGTTTAATCTTCCAGCGCTTGTGCTTGTGGTTTGTGGCACTATCGGCGCGACCACTATCGGTTCAAGCGTAAAGATTCTTTCAACAATACCCTCCATTTTGAAGAATGTATTTGTAAGCACAAATTTGAATCAGACCGAGGTTATAGACCTTATGGTCGGGTTTGCAAAGATTGCGAGACGTGAAGGGGTATTGGCGCTGGAGGAAGCTGCCGAAAAAATAAACAACAGGTTTTTGCGTAAAGGCGTCGAGCTGGTTGTTGACGGAACTCCAAGCGTTATGGTGCGCGAGATTCTTGAGACCGAGATAGTTGCTATGCAAGACCGGCATAAGATGGGTGAAACAATATTTTCAACTCTTGGAGGGTTCTCGCCGACCCTTGGTATCATCGGAACGGTTATGGGTTTGATAAGCATGCTGGCCAAGCTCAATGAACCAGGGAAAATGGGGCATGCCATAGCAGCGGCATTTGTTGCAACACTATATGGTGTTGCTTTTGCCAACCTGGTATATTTGCCGATTGCAAGTAAACTTAAATCCAGGACGGCCGATGAAGTGCTTGCTTATGAGATGATCATCGAAGGCGTTATGTCTATTCAGGCGGGAGACAATCCCAGAATTGTTGAGACCCGAATGATGGCTTACCTTCCGCCCGCTATGAGAGCAGAAAGGGAGAAGGCAAAAGTCGAACGTGGTCGGGAAAAGATGGCGGCATGA
- a CDS encoding flagellar hook capping FlgD N-terminal domain-containing protein — MSTTSAVSGTSSTSSGTTTSTTQKTLDQNAFLKLLMTEMQNQDPLSPMDNTEYVAQLAQFSSLEQMQQMNSALDSMNTSYSSNQALSLVGKTVTYQSPDDATATLTGTVSGVVFEDGTAKLKIGSDTVGLDAIEQIYTDSSLGVGQKSQYALQLIGQTVDYYTTSGEYATGKVDSVSYENGWPTLNIGSDSVSLSNVAGVHQSADDIESDQAATIAAAMVGKNVVYTDPSDSNKTLTGVPSSVMKDSDGKVQLLIGTTKVDLADVVKVYAKNES, encoded by the coding sequence ATGTCAACAACCAGTGCAGTATCAGGTACTTCGAGCACAAGCTCGGGTACTACAACAAGCACTACGCAAAAGACGCTTGATCAAAATGCTTTTTTGAAGCTATTGATGACAGAGATGCAGAATCAGGATCCGCTAAGTCCTATGGACAACACGGAATATGTCGCACAGCTTGCGCAGTTCTCATCGCTGGAACAAATGCAGCAGATGAATTCCGCTCTGGATTCTATGAACACGTCTTATAGCTCAAATCAAGCTCTGAGCCTTGTGGGTAAGACTGTCACTTACCAATCACCGGACGATGCGACTGCCACCCTGACAGGCACAGTCAGCGGAGTTGTGTTCGAAGACGGCACAGCAAAGCTCAAAATCGGCTCAGATACGGTGGGTTTGGATGCAATTGAGCAGATTTACACAGACTCATCGCTTGGGGTGGGGCAAAAGTCCCAGTATGCGCTTCAGCTTATAGGGCAAACTGTCGATTACTATACCACTTCCGGCGAATATGCCACTGGGAAAGTGGATAGTGTATCGTATGAAAACGGTTGGCCAACGCTTAATATAGGTTCGGATTCGGTGTCGTTGAGCAACGTGGCAGGCGTTCACCAGAGCGCTGATGACATTGAATCAGATCAGGCTGCTACTATTGCAGCAGCGATGGTCGGCAAAAATGTCGTATACACCGATCCATCAGATTCAAACAAGACACTTACCGGTGTGCCGTCGAGTGTGATGAAAGACAGCGATGGAAAAGTGCAATTGCTGATCGGGACCACTAAAGTTGATCTGGCCGATGTGGTCAAAGTATATGCAAAGAACGAGTCATAG